From a single Balearica regulorum gibbericeps isolate bBalReg1 chromosome 11, bBalReg1.pri, whole genome shotgun sequence genomic region:
- the LOC104632572 gene encoding aryl-hydrocarbon-interacting protein-like 1 isoform X1: MEETYLLNVEGVKKKILHGGHGELPKLQDGSKITFHFQTLKDDFDRTVIDDSREAGIPMEIIVGKMFKLEIWETLLSSMRIGEVAEFWCDAIHTGMYALVSRGMRMIAEGRDPLEGQKHRCGMGNMFDYHSTGYDDLDELQRTPQPLIFIMELFRVEEPSAYKRDTWAMSKEEKLAAVPVLHSEGNRHVLRKEFGQAAVKYQEAVICLRNLQAKEKPWEDGWLKLESLVTPLVLNYCQCQLELGEYYEVLEHTTELLQKHNDNAKAYFKRAKAHAAVWNEREAREDFLQVAHLDPSMAAAVKKELKQLGERMRKKHVEDQKRYQGLFQPPRGPRASEGQENRVRGDGVMLWEEAPQGEAGVLATPGQEEQGAGTKEEEQPGADQAEQGTPGAGCEGVVLGGAVAQGLPVGVEVKARGGMGLEEEANLGTCGAEPESWGAERGAEEKDKKEEEGGGEEEEKVEEDKESPVAEMEKLAVGQCGAAGLGQGLEQGASGAKGAGTGTVAVAEPGRAPKPGPPSKGLGAAKGPPELEDETSREVLEEGSCGEQRAGSSQGNAGEGNIPQTASPLGECSRPGTQG, translated from the exons atgGAAGAAACCTACCTGCTGAACGTGGAAGGGGTCAAAAAGAAGATTCTGCATGGAGGCCATGGGGAGCTGCCAAAGCTGCAGGATGGGAGCAAG ATCACCTTCCACTTCCAGACACTAAAGGATGACTTTGACCGGACAGTGATTGATGACAGCCGGGAAGCTGGCATCCCCATGGAGATCATCGTGGGCAAGATGTTCAAGCTGGAGATCTGGGAGACACTGCTCAGCTCCATGAGAATTGGGGAAGTGGCAGAATTCTGGTGCGACGCCATT CACACGGGCATGTATGCCCTGGTCTCCAGGGGCATGCGGATGATCGCGGAGGGCCGGGACCCCCTAGAAGGGCAGAAGCACCGCTGTGGCATGGGCAACATGTTTGACTACCACAGCACAGGCTATGATGACCTGGATGAGCTGCAGCGGACACCACAGCCTCTCATATTCATCATGGAGCTGTTCCGG GTGGAGGAGCCCTCAGCATACAAGCGTGACACCTGGGCCATGAGTAAGGAGGAGAAGCTGGCAGCAGTTCCTGTGCTGCACAGCGAGGGCAACCGCCATGTCCTCCGCAAGGAGTTTGGGCAGGCAGCGGTGAAGTACCAGGAGGCTGTCATCTGCCTGAGGAACCTCCAGGCTAAG GAGAAGCCATGGGAGGATGGCTGGCTGAAGCTGGAGAGCCTGGTCACGCCACTGGTGCTCAACTACTGCCAGTGCCAGCTGGAGCTGGGCGAGTACTACGAGGTGCTGGAGCACACAACAGAGCTACTCCAGAAACACAATG ACAATGCCAAGGCCTATTTCAAGCGGGCGAAGGCCCATGCTGCTGTCTGGAATGAGCGGGAGGCGCGGGAGGATTTCCTGCAGGTGGCTCACCTCGACCCCTCCATGGCGGCTGCTGTGAAGAAGGAGctgaagcagctgggagagaggatgaggaagaagCATGTGGAGGATCAGAAGCGCTACCAGGGGCTCTTCCAGCCACCCCGGGGGCCACGGGCCAGTGAGGGGCAGGAGAACAGGGTGAGGGGTGACGGGGTGATGCTGTGGGAAGAGGCACCCCAGGGTGAGGCTGGGGTCCTGGCAACccctgggcaggaggagcagggtgcAGGGACCAAAGAAGAAGAACAACCAGGGGCTGACCAAGCAGAACAAGGGACCCCCGGGGCTGGGTGTGAAGGGGTAGTGCTAGGAGGAGCAGTAGCCCAGGGGCTGCCTGTGGGGGTGGAGGTGAAAGCAAGAGGTGGGATGGGACTGGAGGAAGAAGCAAACCTGGGCACCTGTGGGGCAGAGCCagagagctggggagcagagaggggggcagaggagaaggataagaaagaggaggaggggggaggggaagaagaggaaaaggtggAGGAAGACAAAGAGAGCCCAGttgcagagatggaaaagctgGCTGTAGGGCAATGTGGGGCAGCAGGGCTTGGGCAGGGGCTAGAGCAGGGAGCCAGTGGAGCAAAGGGAGCTGGCACAGGGACTGTGGCTGTGGCTGAGCCAGGCAGAGCCCCAAAGCCGGGGCCCCCCAGCaaagggctgggggcagccaaggggcccccagagctggaggatgAAACATCCAGAGAGGTGCTGGAAGaggggagctgtggggagcagcgagcaggcagcagccaagGAAATGCTGGAGAAGGCAACATCCCCCAGACAGCTTCACCTCTGGGGGAGTGTTCCAGACCAGGCACTCAGGGGTAG
- the LOC104632572 gene encoding uncharacterized protein LOC104632572 isoform X3 gives MRMIAEGRDPLEGQKHRCGMGNMFDYHSTGYDDLDELQRTPQPLIFIMELFRVEEPSAYKRDTWAMSKEEKLAAVPVLHSEGNRHVLRKEFGQAAVKYQEAVICLRNLQAKEKPWEDGWLKLESLVTPLVLNYCQCQLELGEYYEVLEHTTELLQKHNDNAKAYFKRAKAHAAVWNEREAREDFLQVAHLDPSMAAAVKKELKQLGERMRKKHVEDQKRYQGLFQPPRGPRASEGQENRVRGDGVMLWEEAPQGEAGVLATPGQEEQGAGTKEEEQPGADQAEQGTPGAGCEGVVLGGAVAQGLPVGVEVKARGGMGLEEEANLGTCGAEPESWGAERGAEEKDKKEEEGGGEEEEKVEEDKESPVAEMEKLAVGQCGAAGLGQGLEQGASGAKGAGTGTVAVAEPGRAPKPGPPSKGLGAAKGPPELEDETSREVLEEGSCGEQRAGSSQGNAGEGNIPQTASPLGECSRPGTQG, from the exons ATGCGGATGATCGCGGAGGGCCGGGACCCCCTAGAAGGGCAGAAGCACCGCTGTGGCATGGGCAACATGTTTGACTACCACAGCACAGGCTATGATGACCTGGATGAGCTGCAGCGGACACCACAGCCTCTCATATTCATCATGGAGCTGTTCCGG GTGGAGGAGCCCTCAGCATACAAGCGTGACACCTGGGCCATGAGTAAGGAGGAGAAGCTGGCAGCAGTTCCTGTGCTGCACAGCGAGGGCAACCGCCATGTCCTCCGCAAGGAGTTTGGGCAGGCAGCGGTGAAGTACCAGGAGGCTGTCATCTGCCTGAGGAACCTCCAGGCTAAG GAGAAGCCATGGGAGGATGGCTGGCTGAAGCTGGAGAGCCTGGTCACGCCACTGGTGCTCAACTACTGCCAGTGCCAGCTGGAGCTGGGCGAGTACTACGAGGTGCTGGAGCACACAACAGAGCTACTCCAGAAACACAATG ACAATGCCAAGGCCTATTTCAAGCGGGCGAAGGCCCATGCTGCTGTCTGGAATGAGCGGGAGGCGCGGGAGGATTTCCTGCAGGTGGCTCACCTCGACCCCTCCATGGCGGCTGCTGTGAAGAAGGAGctgaagcagctgggagagaggatgaggaagaagCATGTGGAGGATCAGAAGCGCTACCAGGGGCTCTTCCAGCCACCCCGGGGGCCACGGGCCAGTGAGGGGCAGGAGAACAGGGTGAGGGGTGACGGGGTGATGCTGTGGGAAGAGGCACCCCAGGGTGAGGCTGGGGTCCTGGCAACccctgggcaggaggagcagggtgcAGGGACCAAAGAAGAAGAACAACCAGGGGCTGACCAAGCAGAACAAGGGACCCCCGGGGCTGGGTGTGAAGGGGTAGTGCTAGGAGGAGCAGTAGCCCAGGGGCTGCCTGTGGGGGTGGAGGTGAAAGCAAGAGGTGGGATGGGACTGGAGGAAGAAGCAAACCTGGGCACCTGTGGGGCAGAGCCagagagctggggagcagagaggggggcagaggagaaggataagaaagaggaggaggggggaggggaagaagaggaaaaggtggAGGAAGACAAAGAGAGCCCAGttgcagagatggaaaagctgGCTGTAGGGCAATGTGGGGCAGCAGGGCTTGGGCAGGGGCTAGAGCAGGGAGCCAGTGGAGCAAAGGGAGCTGGCACAGGGACTGTGGCTGTGGCTGAGCCAGGCAGAGCCCCAAAGCCGGGGCCCCCCAGCaaagggctgggggcagccaaggggcccccagagctggaggatgAAACATCCAGAGAGGTGCTGGAAGaggggagctgtggggagcagcgagcaggcagcagccaagGAAATGCTGGAGAAGGCAACATCCCCCAGACAGCTTCACCTCTGGGGGAGTGTTCCAGACCAGGCACTCAGGGGTAG
- the LOC104632572 gene encoding aryl-hydrocarbon-interacting protein-like 1 isoform X2 yields the protein MEETYLLNVEGVKKKILHGGHGELPKLQDGSKITFHFQTLKDDFDRTVIDDSREAGIPMEIIVGKMFKLEIWETLLSSMRIGEVAEFWCDAIHTGMYALVSRGMRMIAEGRDPLEGQKHRCGMGNMFDYHSTGYDDLDELQRTPQPLIFIMELFRVEEPSAYKRDTWAMSKEEKLAAVPVLHSEGNRHVLRKEFGQAAVKYQEAVICLRNLQAKCQLELGEYYEVLEHTTELLQKHNDNAKAYFKRAKAHAAVWNEREAREDFLQVAHLDPSMAAAVKKELKQLGERMRKKHVEDQKRYQGLFQPPRGPRASEGQENRVRGDGVMLWEEAPQGEAGVLATPGQEEQGAGTKEEEQPGADQAEQGTPGAGCEGVVLGGAVAQGLPVGVEVKARGGMGLEEEANLGTCGAEPESWGAERGAEEKDKKEEEGGGEEEEKVEEDKESPVAEMEKLAVGQCGAAGLGQGLEQGASGAKGAGTGTVAVAEPGRAPKPGPPSKGLGAAKGPPELEDETSREVLEEGSCGEQRAGSSQGNAGEGNIPQTASPLGECSRPGTQG from the exons atgGAAGAAACCTACCTGCTGAACGTGGAAGGGGTCAAAAAGAAGATTCTGCATGGAGGCCATGGGGAGCTGCCAAAGCTGCAGGATGGGAGCAAG ATCACCTTCCACTTCCAGACACTAAAGGATGACTTTGACCGGACAGTGATTGATGACAGCCGGGAAGCTGGCATCCCCATGGAGATCATCGTGGGCAAGATGTTCAAGCTGGAGATCTGGGAGACACTGCTCAGCTCCATGAGAATTGGGGAAGTGGCAGAATTCTGGTGCGACGCCATT CACACGGGCATGTATGCCCTGGTCTCCAGGGGCATGCGGATGATCGCGGAGGGCCGGGACCCCCTAGAAGGGCAGAAGCACCGCTGTGGCATGGGCAACATGTTTGACTACCACAGCACAGGCTATGATGACCTGGATGAGCTGCAGCGGACACCACAGCCTCTCATATTCATCATGGAGCTGTTCCGG GTGGAGGAGCCCTCAGCATACAAGCGTGACACCTGGGCCATGAGTAAGGAGGAGAAGCTGGCAGCAGTTCCTGTGCTGCACAGCGAGGGCAACCGCCATGTCCTCCGCAAGGAGTTTGGGCAGGCAGCGGTGAAGTACCAGGAGGCTGTCATCTGCCTGAGGAACCTCCAGGCTAAG TGCCAGCTGGAGCTGGGCGAGTACTACGAGGTGCTGGAGCACACAACAGAGCTACTCCAGAAACACAATG ACAATGCCAAGGCCTATTTCAAGCGGGCGAAGGCCCATGCTGCTGTCTGGAATGAGCGGGAGGCGCGGGAGGATTTCCTGCAGGTGGCTCACCTCGACCCCTCCATGGCGGCTGCTGTGAAGAAGGAGctgaagcagctgggagagaggatgaggaagaagCATGTGGAGGATCAGAAGCGCTACCAGGGGCTCTTCCAGCCACCCCGGGGGCCACGGGCCAGTGAGGGGCAGGAGAACAGGGTGAGGGGTGACGGGGTGATGCTGTGGGAAGAGGCACCCCAGGGTGAGGCTGGGGTCCTGGCAACccctgggcaggaggagcagggtgcAGGGACCAAAGAAGAAGAACAACCAGGGGCTGACCAAGCAGAACAAGGGACCCCCGGGGCTGGGTGTGAAGGGGTAGTGCTAGGAGGAGCAGTAGCCCAGGGGCTGCCTGTGGGGGTGGAGGTGAAAGCAAGAGGTGGGATGGGACTGGAGGAAGAAGCAAACCTGGGCACCTGTGGGGCAGAGCCagagagctggggagcagagaggggggcagaggagaaggataagaaagaggaggaggggggaggggaagaagaggaaaaggtggAGGAAGACAAAGAGAGCCCAGttgcagagatggaaaagctgGCTGTAGGGCAATGTGGGGCAGCAGGGCTTGGGCAGGGGCTAGAGCAGGGAGCCAGTGGAGCAAAGGGAGCTGGCACAGGGACTGTGGCTGTGGCTGAGCCAGGCAGAGCCCCAAAGCCGGGGCCCCCCAGCaaagggctgggggcagccaaggggcccccagagctggaggatgAAACATCCAGAGAGGTGCTGGAAGaggggagctgtggggagcagcgagcaggcagcagccaagGAAATGCTGGAGAAGGCAACATCCCCCAGACAGCTTCACCTCTGGGGGAGTGTTCCAGACCAGGCACTCAGGGGTAG
- the TAF7L gene encoding transcription initiation factor TFIID subunit 7-like has protein sequence MSKSKDDAPHELESQFVLRLPPEYASTVRRAVQSGNVNLKDRLTIELHADGRHGIVRVDRVPLAAKLVDLPCIIESLKTIDKKTFYKTADICQMLVCTVDGDLYPPLEEQTMSTDPKANKKKDKDREKKFIWNHGITLPLKNVRKRRFRKTAKKKYIESPDVEKEVKRLLSTDAEAVSVRWEVIAEDETKEVDNHGSLTSLDISSPGMSGHKQSHGSSEHDELREIFNDISSSSEDEDERDHHDDEDLNIMDTEEDLERQLQDKLNESDGQQQENEGSNQMVMGIQKQIDNLKSKLQETQDRRKRQEDLIMKVENVALKTRLQAVLDEFKQQEEREKQQMTSLQEQLESLMEK, from the exons ATGAGTAAAAGCAAGGACGATGCTCCGCATGAGCTGGAGAGCCAGTTTGTGCTGCGACTGCCACCG GAATATGCCTCCACTGTGCGGCGAGCAGTACAGTCCGGGAATGTCAACTTGAAGGACAGGCTCACCATTGAGCTACATG CGGATGGGCGCCATGGGATTGTCCGTGTAGACCGGGTGCCACTGGCAGCCAAGCTGGTGGATCTCCCCTGCATCATCGAGAGCTTAAAAACCATTGACAAGAAAACCTTCTATAAAACAGCGGATATTTGCCAG ATGCTTGTTTGCACTGTGGATGGTGATCTCTACCCCCCTTTGGAAGAGCAAACTATGAGCACTGACCCCAAGGCAAACAAGAAGAAGGACAaggacagagagaagaaattcaTCTGGAACCATGGCA TCACCCTTCCCCTGAAAAATGTACGGAAGAGACGATTCCGGAAGACAGCTAAGAAGAAG TATATTGAGTCTCCTGATGTGGAAAAAGAGGTGAAGCGTCTCCTGAGCACAGATGCTGAAGCTGTCAGTGTCC gctgggaaGTCATTGCTGaagatgaaacaaaagaagTAGACAACCATGGTTCACTCACCAGCCTGGACATCTCCTCCCCAGGGATGTCAGGACATAAGCAAAGCCATGGCTCCTCAG AACATGATGAACTGCGGGAGATATTTAATGACATCAGTAGCAGCAGTGAAGATGAAGATGAGAGGGATCATCATGATGATGAAGACCTGAACATCATGGACACTGAGGAGGACCTAGAGAGGCAGCTGCAGGACAAGCTGAATGAGTCTGATGGGCAGCAACAAGAGAATGAGGGATCCAACCAAATGG TCATGGGAATCCAGAAACAAATTGACAACCTGAAAAGTAAACTCCAGGAGACCCAGGACAGGAGGAAGCGCCAGGAAGATCTCATCATGAAAGTGGAGAATGTAGCTCTCAAG ACCCGTCTCCAGGCCGTGCTGGATGAGTTCAAGCAGCAGGAAGAGCGAGAGAAACAGCAG ATGACGtccctgcaggagcagctggagtCCCTCATGGAGAAGTGA
- the LOC104629850 gene encoding magnesium transporter NIPA2: MGGAGDRAGFYMGLGLALASSAFIGGSFILKKKGLIRLCRRGRARAGQGGHAYLQEWLWWAGLLCMGVGEAANFAAYAFAPATLVTPLGALSVLVSAVLSSTFLNEQLNVHGKIGCILSILGSTVMVIHAPQEEEVSSLESMAEKLKDPGFIVFAVCVLVTSLLLIFVAGPRYGQNNVLVYVLVCSTIGSLSVSCVKGLGIALKELFSGKPVLKEPLGWVLLVCLVICISAQINYLNKALDIFNTSVVTPIYYVLFTTAVMMCSAILFKEWQHMVLDNVIGTISGFLTIVSGIFLLHAFRDMPFTPDLLPLFLQQGRADHASWRSADRHQSCQHQPLLPSEDKGTQSTEEEGESM, from the exons aTGGGAGGCGCGGGCGATCGGGCCGGCTTCTACATGGGGCTGGGCCTGGCCTTGGCTTCCAGCGCTTTCATCGGCGGCAGCTTCATCCTCAAGAAGAAGGGGCTGATCCGGCTGTGCCGCCGCGGCCGCGCCAGGGCAG GGCAAGGAGGTCACGCGTACCTGCAAGAATGGCTTTGGTGGGCAGGGCTGCTGTGCA TGGGAGTTGGAGAAGCAGCAAATTTTGCTGCCTATGCCTTTGCCCCTGCAACGCTGGTAACTCCACTAGGTGCCCTAAGTGTCCTTGTTAG TGCAGTTCTGTCTTCCACCTTCCTGAACGAGCAGCTGAATGTTCATGGGAAGATTGGCTGCATCCTGAGTATCCTGGGCTCCACAGTGATGGTGATCCATGCTCCACAGGAAGAAGAGGTTTCCAGCCTGGAGTCAATGGCAGAGAAGCTGAAAGATCCAG GATTCATCGTATTTGCTGTGTGTGTCCTGGTGACCTCCCTTCTGCTTATCTTTGTGGCTGGACCCCGTTACGGACAGAACAACGTCCTGGTTTATGTTTTGGTCTGCTCCACCATTGGCTCACTTTCTGTGTCCTGCGTCAAAGGCTTGGGGATTGCACTGAAAGAACTGTTTTCCGGCAAGCCAGTCCTGAAAGAACCATTGGGCTGGGTGCTCCTGGTATGCCTGGTGATCTGCATCAGCGCCCAGATCAACTATCTGAACAAAGCCTTGGACATCTTCAACACATCTGTGGTCACACCCATTTACTACGTGCTGTTCACCACAGCAGTCATGATGTGCTCTGCCATCCTCTTCAAGGAGTGGCAACACATGGTGCTAGACAATGTCATTGGCACCATCAGCGGCTTCCTCACCATTGTGTCTGGCATCTTCCTCCTGCACGCCTTCAGAGACATGCCCTTCACCCCTGACCTCCTGCCCCTTTTCCTGCAGCAAGGCAGGGCAGACCATGCCTCGTGGAGGAGTGCAGACAGACATCAGTCATGTCAGCACCAGCCTCTTCTGCCCTCAGAGGACAAAGGCACTCAGAGTACGGAGGAAGAAGGTGAAAGCATGTGA